The Citrus sinensis cultivar Valencia sweet orange chromosome 4, DVS_A1.0, whole genome shotgun sequence DNA segment TTCGACATGGTTTTGTTCCTTACGTACTACAGAATAATTGTGTGGTTTATCTGCAGATATCTATCAACTAATCCAATCCCCATAACAACTTATGGTTTTATGgatattaatttcaatactGAGCCATCTTGCATCAAACACGAGGCTGGTTCTTTTTACTTCTTTGTTCCTCAGGTAGATTTGCATTGTTCTACGTGTCTGTTTATGCAACTCTGTAATGTTTGCCTTCTAACCTTTCTGATCGTCCTCTCACTTTGATAAGggtatattcttattttagcTTGCATAAAGAGGTAAGGCAGTTGTAcattattctaaatttcaaattacttGTTTTGACAGATTGAGCTAAGGGAGCTTGATGATATCTCTATCTTAGCAGCAACACTGGCATGGAGTAATGGTATGGTTTGTACATTTGAGCAGGCTATTCAATCATTTGAATCATCCTTCTGCCAGGTAATTTGTGGTTACTGTATCTGATTATGCTATTctctaataattttgttttttttattatatatatatatatatatatatatatagacacacacacacacacacacaccacaAAGCAATTTGAGTTGAGACTATATTTAAAACCAGTTCAATATTGTCTCTTGGTGATTTTCATAACTAACTTAATGTTGACCTTAGTCTCTTGCCTAGATGATACCAAATGCATTTATATCTTATGAATCATTGCTTGTACTTATGCTTGTAATTTTGAGCTTGTTATTTCTAGATGTTCTTCTAACATTAAGATTGTTCTCTGTGCCATATTTTAGAAATACCGGGCTTTATTGAGTCCTGTAAGCAGATGAGATGCCACAAGCCTTATGCTGTTGGCTACTCAACAATTCTATCTGAAAGCATTGTTCGTACCTCTGCAGAACCTGCTAACTTTTCAGATATCATAATTCTAGTATTCTACAAATCTTGATTCAGACCTTAATTTATCCACAAACAAAATTCAGAattcataatattattcatatttttcactttttgttgttaaagttgcacaaaattattttaattattagtgaGTTAACCTTTTTGTCGTATTTCAGGTCAGTAGTCATTTCTGTTCCTCTACAGAGAGATACAACCCCAGATATGTAAGATCTGCTCTCACAAAGTTCAACATGATGGAGGATAAAACTGTCCAAATGGTACAATTTATTGGTTTACTTTTATAGAATTTAGGTCACTAGTTAACTTGAATAatacttttatcatttttatttatatcccCTGCTCATTCCCTAGAATGGAGGAAACTAACTGGGCTGAGTTCAGTCTCAgatcataaatttcaaaaccacTACAGTGGTACTTGGCTCCCTTCTTGTCTCCTGATGTCCATTTTGATGCCAAGACcttgatttaaaaattctatGAAGGCAGTGTTTTGTGTGGATCCCATCAAAGTAGGTCCTAGGATGGTGATCTAGACAGAATGCATGCCTCAAACGTATTATGTGAAGAAGCCTCATTGCAAGATTCCAATTGGAAAACTTGCACTAAAGACTCTTAAGATTTCTACTGCTTTATCTGATGATGTCCATTCCACACTCTACCTTTGGATTTTCTCTCCATTTTTCCCTTTCTCTGTAagattcttctttttgttttaagttgACCTCCTTCGTTTTGACAATTTCATTACTTTGACCTAGTTGTTCCATGATCTACTGATGCTTTCTGCCAGTGTAGGCCATATGTATCATTGAATGGTTACTGTAATCGgtacttttaatattttggtaTATCAGTTACCTTTTTCTATTTAGTTACTTTCTATGGTGTTGATGTCTGTAAGTACTTCATAATCTGATCATTATCTAACTTTTCTtagaaagataataaatatttttcagattGGCTTCACAAATTCTACATATTTATTTGTCAACTTTATAGCTGTTCTATGACTGACTGATATAACTTTGCAGGTATGCATGAATGCCATCACATTGGGCAGAAGGGATTTTGGTTGTGATTTCATGGAAATGGTATCTTCTTTCTCCTGGTAATTGTTCATCCTTGATTTTACTTTACTGGATTTTCACTAAATGTAATGGAATAACCTAGGCACTGAATATTCTGGTTCTGGTTCAAGGTTAATGCCCTTATTAGATTTTGAGTTTAACCTGTAATCTTATGTGCAAAATTCTCTTGCAGAGAGAGGCTCCATTTTCCTTCCAGTTCTCTTTCAGATTTTCACCAACCCTTGGTGTTGCTAATAACATGGTATGGAACTATGACCTTGTGATATTTGTAATGCAGTTAAAATATCATGAGGTTAAGCTATCAATCTACTGCTGTATGTTGACTATGAATATAAGTTTTGAATTATCATTTAACAATGTAGGTTTCCGAAAAGAGAGGACAGCCCTTGATGATCTACTgtgattttaatgtttgataATCAAAAGTAATCATATTCTTATCAACTTAATGGGCCCAAAACATTTTACTTAAAACCAAATATCCCAATAAGCATTATTTGGACTAATTACCAGCTGATGCTGATATCAAAATCTTATGAAaatgtttgaaagaaaaattttggtgataattgttcaaataattCTAATTACCAGCTGATGCTGATATCAAAATCTTATGAaatgtttgaaagaaaaattttggtgATAATTGTTCAAGCTGTATCTCTTGACACTTTGATGATAATTGTTCAAGCTGTATCtcttttgtcattttgatgataattgTTCAAGCTGTATCtcttttgtcattttgatGGTAATTGTCGGTATCtcttttgtcattttgatGGTAATTGTCGGTATCTCTTTTGTCTAGCAGTTGGATAATGCCATTGGAATGAATTACTCCTTAGGAGATCATGTTAATATCAATGCTGTTTGGGCTTCGCTTTTGATTGAAGAATGTTCTCGTCTTGGTTTGACGGTAGGTTTAAGCATTTAATGTCCTTTGAATTTCTGTTTTGCTAAATGCTTCTGATTATTTCCGTGTTCCAGTATTTTTGTATAGCTCCAGGTTCAAGATCATCTCCTCTTGCTGTTGCTGCTTCCACTCATCCCCTAATAACATGTATTGCTTGCTATGATGAACGCTCACTTGCTTTTCATGCTCTTGGTTATGCAAGAGGATCTCACAGACCTGCTGTGATTATTACTTCATCAGGCACTGCAGTTTCAAATCTTCTTCCGGCTGTGAGTTTCATTGACTGTGTATAAACTTTTAAATCTATAATCACATAATTCCTATGGATGCTTAATCTATGAAATTCTCTCCACATACTCCTCATGCCACCCCCATTTCTTTCAGTTTATGTGCCTAGGTTACattttatgtttgttattttctaCTTATATTCTCTTCATGAATGCTGCCtgcaaaaatcaaattgaggACTGAATAAAAAtcaccatttcttttttttttttttttccttttttggggATTGGAAacagaatttatttttatgtacaTTGTTCTTACAAAGGTCGACCAGATGGCTGCTGGAGTAGCAAAAATATCTTTACCTAGGAAacaatataatagaaaatgtCAGAAACGCCAGCCACTGCAACTATAGCTTCCTAGGAAACCAGACAGCTTTATAAACCTGACCAAGAATGTTGAGAACACTATACTGAAAGGGCAAGTCTTCTGCTCCTTACATGGTCCTCCCTGCTCCGGCAGGGGCAACAGTATCATGAACCTTGAAAACTAGATCAGTCAACATCTGTTCCCTTTTTAGTTGCTTCTCATGTAACAATAGTAGCTGCCCCGTATCATTTTTCGTGTACATATTGGGGACATCAATACATCTTCAATGATCACCTCGACCTTTAGTTATCacactaaaatttttaatagttttatgtttatatttttgttagcCTATATTCAACTTTTCTTCTGGGTAGGATCCATCTTGCAAATTCCAGGTTGTATAATAGAACTTCACAATGTCATACTTTCTGTTTATGCTTTTGAAATGTTCAGTCCATCCTATCTATCATATATGTTTAATGTGGATTACTTATAATACATAGGTTGTGGAAGCCAGTCAGGATTTTGTGCCAGTTCTATTGCTTACGGCAGATCGTCCGCCAGAGCTTCAGGATGCTGGGGCTAACCAAGCAATCAATCAGGTAGACAATGATCTACTTCAATCAGAAGCTACAAAAgtgatgttaatttttttttcaccacGATGGGTCGTCTCCCCAATTACTAACTAAATTTTGCATGTActtttgaatttgtatttgtaaACTTACAGACCAcagtttttaatttgtaattaggTAAATCATTTTGGCTCTTTTGTAAGGTTCTTCTTCAGTCTTCCTGCACCCACTGATCAGATTCCTGCACGAATGATACTTACCACGCTCGACGCTGCTGTGCATTGGGCTACCTCATCGCCTTATGGTCCTGTTCATATCAACTGCCCTTTCAGGGAGCCACTGGATAATAGTCCAAAACACTGGATGTCTAGTTGTTTGAAAGGATTAGATATTTGGACGTCTAGCATTGAACCATTCACTAAATATATTCAAGTGCAACACTCTCACGCATGCAAGAGTTATACTTATGGCCAAATGGCAGAAGTTCTGGAACTAGTTCAAGGTGTTAACAAAGGGCTTCTTCTGGTTGGTGCGGTCCATAATGAGGATGAGATATGGGCAGTTCTTCACTTGGCTAGACACATTCGATGGCCTGTTGTAGCTGACATTTTGTCAGGATTACGATTGAGAAAACTCTTGGCTTCCTTTCTTGAGACTGaacaaaatatcttatttCTTGACCATCTTGATCATGCTCTGCTTTCAGAATCTGTCAAGGACTGGATACAGTTTGATGTAATTATTCAGGTATAACCTCACTTTCAATGCTTTTACTAAATTTGTTGCTTCTGGCGTTGGTGCAAAACAACTTTTGTCACCATTTGAGAAGTCTGGAATGCAGTTGTTGCCATGTGATGGCAGCATTACAGAGatatgtaatattgtaaatcaGTACTGGCGGAAAAGAGTAAAGATCGACAAAATATACAAAGAAGCAGtaaaaataatctttataGCATACAGGAGATATATAgctgggaaaaaaaaaaacccaagttgaactagaaaaattaatgatgtTCTATGGATTTGCCAGGTTATATGGATTAATATGAAGAGGCaacaaataaatgtttatattcaattttCACATATGATGTAAAGCAATGAAGGCTTCTTGTAATTATGGCTTCATACTGTGTTGAGCTAAGTATGTGAATATTGAACTAATTGTAAATACTCTCTCCTGAGCATACCATATGTGGACAATGTTCTAGGACTTTAAACAAACCATATTATCTGTTTGAACCATGCTAAGATAACATAAGAAGGCATGGTACTGTGATGAAAGATGTTATATCATCTAAACTCTGCTGTATATACTAGCTAGATATCAGTAGacgttttctttttgttgattGTGTTTTTCTCAATTATGAACAGATTGGAAGTCGGATTACAAGTAAAAGGATTTCTCAGATGATAGAGGAATGTTTTCCATGCACATACATCTTGGTTGACAATCATCCATGTCGTCATGATCCTTCCCATTCTGTAACTCACAGGATCCAGAGCACAATTGTCCAATTTGTGGATTTTTTGCTTAAAGTTCAAGTTCCACATAGGAGTAGCAAATGGTGCAGCTTTCTACGAGCACTTGATATGATGGTATCTCATCTCATCTTATGAAGCTCTCCTTGTAATTTTTAGGTATTtggagataatttttttttctttttttcacccATCTCCTAATTTCCCAATTTGATTTGTCTCAGTGGTGCACTTGTTGTACATAAATCTAGAAATGTGGTTTGAAATTTATACCTATGCATAGCTAAAGCCAGTTCGATCctgattttaaaagtttatgtGCAACTAGAATGTGCTCCAACATTTCAGTTAgtcatcatttaatttaatcattgcTTTCTGCAGACAGTGTGTGTATTTAATTTGTCAGTGATACATTGATGCTTTTGCAATAAATGTATACATTTATTCTCAAGCTCTGATTTGACACAAATTGTTCTAAACTCTAAATGATGTGCCTCCTTATTACCGTTTTGAGTTAGCTTAGatattaaagttttataattggTGTGGATGATTAAAGCTATTgtttttatgtaaaataaaattcatctgACTTGGAGGGATTGAAATTGCTTTCTTGTTTAGTGATGAGCTGGAGGCTTTCAGATCCCAATATGTTTCTTCCACCTATAGTTGTGCCTCTGTAAGTTTACTTGTGCTTTCTCGCAGGTTGCATCAGAGATATCATTTCAAATTTGCACTGACTACTCCTTGACTGAACCTCATGTGGCACATGAACTTTCCAGAGCATTGACATCTAATTCTGCACTTTTTGTTGGGAACAGCATGGCAATACGAGATGTAGATATGTATGGACGTAATTGGACAACTTGTACTCGTACTGTTGCAGATATAATGCTAAACTCAGAATTTCCTCAGCAATGGATAAGGGTGGCTGGAAATAGGGGAGCTAGTGGTATTGATGGTTTGCTTAGCACAGCTATTGGTTTTGCTGTAGGATGTAATAAACACGTAAGTATCCTATGTGCctatgtttattcaatcaattGTGTTGTTAGTTATCTTTCTCATCCTTTCCATCATCATATCTCAACCTTCCCCCAAAACTGAAAAACATGTCCAAACCTGCATTTGTTCATAGAAACGTATGCAGTTTGGACAAAAGACCTTGGCAAgcctaaaattatattaggaCTTCCTCCTTACCCCTATTTCGCTCTGCTAGTGGGAGAAATTAATTGCAAAAGTTCTTCTATTCGGTGAATATGAACTTCTTGCAGTCATTATTGGTGGGTGTTTATTCCATCTTAAATTTCTAGTttatataaaatgatatacgttttatgattttataatcatGTTTAGGTACTGTGCGTAGTTGGAGATATTTCTTTCCTTCATGATACAAATGGTTTGGCAATATTGAAACAGAGGTATGATTTTTCGCTTTTCAAACTTATGATTGTATGTTCTAGCATTTGGCTGATCTTTGAAGTTAGCATTGTTATAAATAGTTTTGCTTCCTTAGGAGGTTAATAGTCTACCTGACTGACTAGCTAATAAATTTTGGCCTTCTGATGAAACCTAGACTATGCTGCTCTAAGATTTTGAaggtttattttgtttgaagGATGAAGCGGAAACCGATTCTGATGCTTGTGATGAACAATCATGGGGGTGCAATCTTCAGCCTTCTTCCAATTGCAGATAGAACTGAACCAAGAATATTGGATCAGTATTTCTACACCACCCATAACATTTCCATCCAAAATCTATGTTTGGCGCATGGGTAATATTCAGTATATGTTATgtattttttctcaataatCATATAATCATCACACATCTCTTTTATTTGTCTCTTATTTCTCGTGTTTTCTTTTCTGTGTGTGTCTTGTACTTGATCTATTATAAATGGCTCCATATAGTCATCATAAGTTCCAAAATTTGGTATAATTTTGTGTCATGGAAACAAAGGAGCATTTGCAAAAGATTGAGACCTAACAAACGGCATGTTATATTgaagtattttatttaatttttaattttcttaaaatgagAGGAATGAGATAATCCAAAATATACCATATAACTCTCCCCccatcccccccccccccccccccccaaaatttttcttgtttgaaaGTAAGCATATTACTTATCTAATTCTACTAGTTTTATTGATTCTTCTATATGTTATGCTTCCTCTCTGTAGAAAAATCTTTATATGTTGCTGGGTTCATTCATTTCTTtgataaatatcataattttcgATAAATGAATGAAGATCAtgagagaattaataattctGTAAAATTGTAGCGTGGAAAATCAGAGGGAAGTATAACATTGAAAATTCAGCCTTAGCAAaagctttattttaattaaccaGCAGAAATGGATTTCCTTGAGATGCCAAAAGCTGATATTGGCTTAGTATCCATGCGTGAGTGATATTAAGGAGTAAATTGCCACAAAATAGAAGCAGAAAAACAAATGGGTGCCCTTGGAGTTATCAATAGGCCAGTAAAATtgagaaaacaagaaaagttagaatgaaaaatacattcaCCTGCAGGAAGAGAGGTAGCGTTAGTGTTGGATAAAAGAGATCTTTCCATTAGAGGTGTTTTATCAAGTGAAAATGAAACCAATAATTGAAGTAGCTGGTGGATTAGCTTGAAGCTACttcaataaaagaattaaatgcaGGAGAATGTTTGAGACTGTTGAGAGGAGGAAATATTGTGGTTTCAGTGACAAAATGAGCCTACATAAATATTCATGGCAGCAAGGCCTTGTTTCATCTTTCTTGAGTAATTAGGCTGAGACTCTCTTTTCTTCTATATTCAGAAAAAGATTCAACCATGTTTTTCCTAAACATATGGGCCAAGTTTTTCAGGTACCATtcgataaatttttattgcaaGGAAGACCAATTAAGCTGTTGTTTTCGGTTTGTTTTTTGCAGTAACATATTAGCTTCAGAACTGTTTTCAATTTACCTGTAGTTAATTGTAATTCAGAGTACGAATATCCAAAAGTAAAACAGAAGTCCTTGGCATTTCCTTTAAAAACACTGAAGGAAAAAGTACTGAATATGCAGTTTAAATCACGTACAAGTGAAGACAAAAGTAGAACTTGAAGAGGCTTTATCCATGTCCCAGCATCTCGGGACGGATCGTGTCATTGAAGTTGAGAGCTGCATTGATGCCAATGCCACATTCCACAGGTTGTTTGGTTCTACTTCTTTGTGATCTATAACCTGTTTTATGTTTAAGATGTCATTACCTGTGCACTATATTGACAAGTTCATGGTCCTTTTCTCAGTATGTTAAGAAAATTTGCACGCCAATCAGCAGATCATACTTTGAACGTCCTTTCACAGTTTTCTGTTCCAGATACTATTTCATGTAGTCTCTCTATTTGTAAGATCTGTAGAATGGAATATTCTCTGTATAGGTGAGGTCTTCACTgcaaagaatatttttttaaatcttaacgTTGCTAATATTTGGTGTAATTAGAtgtctttcaattttatttgggACAGGATTCAACTTTGCGCACTTCCTACGTCAAGTTATATCGATCATAATCGAAGTAGATTCTGTAGAGAAGGTTTTATTTTATCGTTGTATCTTGAAGATGGGAGTGTCGGGTATGGTGAGGTTAGGTTTCATTGGATTCCTTTTTCGATGGTTTCTCTTATTCAAAGATCACATATGTGCTGAGCCAGTGAAGCGATGATTATTACAAAATACTTCTCATACATATTCctatcttttcattttaacttttGTGTTTATTACAACATATTTCTCATACATATTCCTTGTTGCTTTATTTTTGTACTATTTTCCATATCGGAACATTTATTTGTCCATTGTCACTTGCATTTAAAAGGTTGCACCTCTTGAAATCCACAAGGAAAACCTGCTGGATGCAGAAGAGCAACTTcgctttcttcttcattttatgACAGGAGCTAAAATCAGTTATTTTCTACCTCTGCTGAAGGGCTCATTTTCTTCATGGATATGGAGCACATTAGGAATACCTGTAGGTTCATatatccttttctttctttctttttgtttttaattgttttgagtGGTTAAATTCTTCTTTGCCGTACAGGCATGTGAAATATTTCCGAGTGTCAGATGTGGTTTGGAAATGGCTATCCTCAATGCCATTGCAGTAAAACATGGTTCCAGTTTCTTGAACATTCTCTATCCCCTGACAGAAATAGATGAAGAAATATCTAAACGGTCAACAAGTATAAAGATATGCGCCCTCATTGATTCGAATAAATCTCCTGTGGAGGTTGCTAGCATTGCCACCACTCTTGTGGAAGAAGGGTTCACTGCAATCAAACTCAAAGTATGACAACCTAACAGAATTATAGCGCTAAATTTACTGATGTTCTCTACTTTGTTTCTTACTTTATGCTTCTCTTTTGTctatattattatgattattattattttcatttcattttgctGATTCAATACTTAGTTGACCATTAAAGCTGGGATTTAATGAGTTATTATTTGCAAGAGGTTGCACGCCGGGCAGATCCCATTAAAGATGCAGAAGTTATACAAGAAGTAAGAAAGAAGGTTGGTCACAGGATTGAACTCCGTGTGGATGCCAATCGTAACTGGACCTATCAAGAAGCTCTTGAATTTGGTTTCTTAGTTAAAGATTGTGACTTGCAATATATTGAGGTATAATCCATTGTAACTGGTAAAATTAGTGTTCTAGCCATTCTAAATATACATTTAGTAACCtttcttcataaatttttggtAGTCACATAATTAGTAAAATgtccacattttttttctgatgCACATTTAATTGCTTTTAAGTGAAGCTTCACCTTAAGGAGTTCCAATTTTTCAGGAGCCTGTTCAGAATGAAGAGGATATTATAAAGTACTGTGAAGAAAGCGGCTTGCCTGTAGCGTTGGATGAAACCATTGACAAATTCCAAAAAGATCCTCTTAATATGCTTGAGAAGTATGCTCACCCAGGAATAGTTGCTATTGTAAGTGATGGAAGATCTCCAGTGATTTAACCAGTAGGGCTTGTATCATTTAGTCTTTGATCCTCACTTTGTTGGTACATCCTTATAAATATGTGATTCTTTCTAAGATGCAGGAATCACTTCGTAAACTCTATAAAGAATGTTTTCCTGACAAAATAAGCCCAATCAGATTATCAGTTGAGAAAGTTGTGTTAGAATATGGCCTTTATCCTGTCATGCAAGTATCAATTAAcagataaattcatttttgcaCGAacctttaactttttaatgGTGGTCTCCAGCCATCAATGGTTTCAGACTGCCATATGCTATTCGTTGTTGTAGTCATTGTTGTGATTATCGGCATTATATTGCAATTAGCTTGGAGTTCATAATGGTTATTTGCTGCTGAAACattgcattttcatatttggAATCTACACCATCTACTCATGATTATAGGTAATGTAAAAGTTCTGTCATGATATACCTTTCTCTGCGGTTGTATTTTTAATCTCATTCTTCTGGAGcaaatgtattttaaattGCATATTTTCTGGGCAGTAGATTGACAGTGTTGTGCTGATCTCAAtatttatggtttttattcAGGTGATCAAACCAAGTGTCATTGGTGGATTTGAAAATGCAGGATTAATTGCAAGATGGGCCCAGCGACATGGGAAGATGGCTGTTGTCAGTGCTGCCTTTGAAAGTGGTCTAGGTTTGTCAGCATATATCATATTTTCTAGCTATCTGGAGCTGCAGAATGCATATTTATGCAAAGTGATGAATCGTGAACTGTGCCCCCCTGTAGCCCAAGGTCTTGGAACTTATCAGTGGCTTAAAGAAGACATAACAACTGATCCTATCAGTATTTGTCATAATTCGTGTAGTGGCTTTGTAGAAGCATCTGTTGCTAAAGCTACCCACATCCTGCAGAacttacaaattaataatgacGTTATATGTAAAACTTCCATGGAGGAGCAAGTTTTGAGATACCAATTGAATGTGAATTCAAAGGATTTCTGCAGTTTCATCAAAGTGCAAGAGATTGGACAAAGAATTGATGTAAGCaaagaaatttcatttatttatttattgttctttGGTTACCACGCACCCATCCCATCCTACCTTAAATTAAACTAATCCCCTCCAAGGTTGGTGTGAGGGGGAGAACCCTTGACCTCTTGCTTCCACCGTAAGAGTCCAAAAGAATTGGGCTGTCCCCTTTGGGACTAGCGGAGAATGTTACTAGGTTTGTATTTTTCCCCTTTATTATTTCTACTATAAGAGCATGTTCGCTCATCTTTTAGTGGTGTACCATGATACTTGTATTCTTTTTGCCATGATGAACAGAAATACTCAGTGATGCTAAAATTCTAACTGTCGATACCTTCCTTAAATGTATTGTTCAATTGAttggtttttttaatttaaataatagtgAGGAAATTATATTGGTCGCGTGCTTGCAAAGATTTGCAAACGTGTGCATATTTTACtttcatttgaaattggtTTCAAAAAACACAAACCAAGCACATATTTTTCGCATGATGGGATGATTTGTTTACCTGTGGCATGTTCAATTTTTATGCCATGAAATCTCATATTATTGTTCTATTATGTATTTGACtgtataattttgtttgaaGTTATAGTTGAAAAAGTTCTATGCCATTGTTAAAGATAGCTTCCATTTGCTTTAGCAAGTATCTTTGTAGACTGGTTCAGCAAATTTAATTATGCTCAATCCACTATCCATGTACAGATACAGGATAACATACTTCTGTTTCTCCATGGCTTTCTTGGAACTGGTGAAGAATGGATTCCTATTATGAAGGCCGTCTCAGGATCAGCAAGATGCATCTCAATTGATCTCCCTGGTCATGGGGGATCAAAGATGCAAAATCATGTTGCTAAAGCCACACAGGAAATAACTACTAAAGCCACACAGGAAATAACTACTAAAGCCACACAGGAAATAACTTTGTCAATAGACGTCATTGCGGACGTACTATATAAGCTGATTGAACAGATTACTCCTGGAAAAGTTACTCTAGTTGGGTATTCTATGGGAGCAAGAATTGCCTTGTATATGGCCCTGAGATTCAGTGATAAGGTACATTTCCAATGCTTCAAATCTTAAGTCGCTGTGAGTTTTTGTTGTCTGGCGAAGTAACAACTTATAATGCAGATCAAAGGAACCGTTATAATATCTGGAAGCCCAGGGCTACGAGATAATATAGCAAGAAAAATTCGTAGGGCTGAAGATGATTCTAGAGCGTGCGCCCTTGTCACTCATGGTCTGCAAGTCTTTCTAGATACCTGGTATACTGGGGAGCTCTGGGAAAGGTAGTTGCttagtttttctttgttaaattcTTGAGATTTCTGTGCTTGCACAAGTAATTGCGAGAAAAATCTTCTGCTATTAACAGCTTGAGAAGCCATCCCCATTTTAATCGAATAGTTGCCAGCCGCTTGTTGCATGAAGATGTGCAGAGTCTTTCAAAAGCTCTGTCAGATTTAAGTGTTGGGAGACAGCCGTAAGCATGTTAATATTTcagtatttcttttcattttaccATTCTATGAATATATTCTACTTTTATTAGAGGGATGAAAATCTGATCTGCTTAGGAATTATAGTGTTTGCAGGCTATCTTTGTAAAAGATATTATCCAGTCAAAGAACCAAgtgtataaaatttttgtgtaCCATAAATCTTTGCACATTGTGCTACTTGTCTGAGACAGTCTCAAAGTCTAGAAGTGTTTTCGTTTCATTTGATTCTTCCTCTAAGGTCCTATCAACAATATGAAGGGGATTTTCtcccattaaaaaaattggcatGTTGATTGCCGAAGGACATGACACTTTTTCCCACCCATTACTTAGTccattttccttatttttctgtttctttccGTGATAGGCCATTGTGGGAAGATTTGAAGCTATGCAGCACACCTCTCTTGATTGTTGTCGGAGAGAAAGATAAGAAATTCAAGTCAATTGCTGAAAAAATGTGCTATGAACTTAGCCATGACGAAAAGGGTAGTGATGATCTGAGGAA contains these protein-coding regions:
- the LOC102608540 gene encoding protein PHYLLO, chloroplastic isoform X4, encoding MDPFTLAVKAHHVHFTNSFSTESSISKHRLTKSLGIPKPSPPLTFLTRISGFRHFNSIDLLRNSGSKVVEGLRFDGPVMDVDEIMDCEEGDLVVETSITRTLPPALTLEHGLESISEAVNKLKTDPPSSSSGVLRFQVAVPPSAKALDWFCRQPESSEVFPVFFLSRDMENPTSKSLYLNQNRGVFGIGAAVYFTHPAWCDSEERTKPKRYLSTNPIPITTYGFMDINFNTEPSCIKHEAGSFYFFVPQIELRELDDISILAATLAWSNGMVCTFEQAIQSFESSFCQVSSHFCSSTERYNPRYVRSALTKFNMMEDKTVQMVCMNAITLGRRDFGCDFMEMREAPFSFQFSFRFSPTLGVANNMQLDNAIGMNYSLGDHVNINAVWASLLIEECSRLGLTYFCIAPGSRSSPLAVAASTHPLITCIACYDERSLAFHALGYARGSHRPAVIITSSGTAVSNLLPAVVEASQDFVPVLLLTADRPPELQDAGANQAINQVNHFGSFVRFFFSLPAPTDQIPARMILTTLDAAVHWATSSPYGPVHINCPFREPLDNSPKHWMSSCLKGLDIWTSSIEPFTKYIQVQHSHACKSYTYGQMAEVLELVQGVNKGLLLVGAVHNEDEIWAVLHLARHIRWPVVADILSGLRLRKLLASFLETEQNILFLDHLDHALLSESVKDWIQFDVIIQIGSRITSKRISQMIEECFPCTYILVDNHPCRHDPSHSVTHRIQSTIVQFVDFLLKVQVPHRSSKWCSFLRALDMMVASEISFQICTDYSLTEPHVAHELSRALTSNSALFVGNSMAIRDVDMYGRNWTTCTRTVADIMLNSEFPQQWIRVAGNRGASGIDGLLSTAIGFAVGCNKHVLCVVGDISFLHDTNGLAILKQRMKRKPILMLVMNNHGGAIFSLLPIADRTEPRILDQYFYTTHNISIQNLCLAHGLNHVQVKTKVELEEALSMSQHLGTDRVIEVESCIDANATFHSMLRKFARQSADHTLNVLSQFSVPDTISCSLSICKICRMEYSLYRIQLCALPTSSYIDHNRSRFCREGFILSLYLEDGSVGYGEVAPLEIHKENLLDAEEQLRFLLHFMTGAKISYFLPLLKGSFSSWIWSTLGIPACEIFPSVRCGLEMAILNAIAVKHGSSFLNILYPLTEIDEEISKRSTSIKICALIDSNKSPVEVASIATTLVEEGFTAIKLKVARRADPIKDAEVIQEVRKKVGHRIELRVDANRNWTYQEALEFGFLVKDCDLQYIEEPVQNEEDIIKYCEESGLPVALDETIDKFQKDPLNMLEKYAHPGIVAIVIKPSVIGGFENAGLIARWAQRHGKMAVVSAAFESGLGLSAYIIFSSYLELQNAYLCKVMNRELCPPVAQGLGTYQWLKEDITTDPISICHNSCSGFVEASVAKATHILQNLQINNDVICKTSMEEQVLRYQLNVNSKDFCSFIKVQEIGQRIDIQDNILLFLHGFLGTGEEWIPIMKAVSGSARCISIDLPGHGGSKMQNHVAKATQEITTKATQEITTKATQEITLSIDVIADVLYKLIEQITPGKVTLVGYSMGARIALYMALRFSDKIKGTVIISGSPGLRDNIARKIRRAEDDSRACALVTHGLQVFLDTWYTGELWERPLWEDLKLCSTPLLIVVGEKDKKFKSIAEKMCYELSHDEKGSDDLRNQIYEMVEIPNCGHAVHLENPLPVIRAVRQFLTRVNQNSTSNPESNG